CGCATGGCCCGCCCCCAGGAGGAGGCCACGCCCCTGGCGGACCTGGGGCGGACGCTCGGTGAGGTGCGCGACATGCTGCGCCTCACGGGCCGCGCCCGGCACGTGCGCCTGTCGCTCGAGCTGCCCGAGACCCCCTGTGTCATCCAGGCCAGCCCGGTGCATGCGCAGCAGGTGTTCCTCAACCTCCTCGCCAACGCCGCGGATGCCCTGTCCGGGACGGCCCAACCGGAGATCCAGGTCGGCGTGCGCCACGTTCCCGGAGGGCATATCGAGGCGTGGGTCCAGGACAATGGCCCCGGCATGAGCGAGGAGGTGCTCGCCCGCGTCTTCGAGCCCTTCTTCACCACCAAGCCCGCCGGTCAGGGCACGGGGCTGGGTTTGCCCGTCGTCAAACAGCTCGTAGAGTCGTGGGGTGGACATCTCCACCTCCACAGCCGGCCGGGGCATGGCACCCGCGTCGTCGTGGAAGCCCGGGCGGCCCCCTCGCTCGCCACTTCCTCCTCTTCCGTTTCGAGTCTCCCTCCGTGAATCCGCCTCCCGCCTCCCCCTCGTCACCGGCCTTGATGCTCGTCACCAATGAGGCCGGACGCGTCCTCTCCAGTTGTGGCAGGCAGGAGGGATTGTCCGGCACGGCCTTGGAGGGGCGCACGCTGGCGGAGCTCTTCGGAGAAGAACCCTCGCGCCAGTTGCTGGCGGGGAGACCCGACTCCCTCGGCCTCTCGCGAGGGGGGCCCACTCCCGAGGAGGGCGGCGAGCCCTCCGTGTGGCATCTGCGGAGCCAGCCGCTCGTGGGGGGTGGCGTGCTCGTCTCCGTGAGCATACCGGAAGCGCTGGCCAGCGAAGTGCCGGCCGCCTGGGAGCGCCGCATCAGCCGCAGGCTGCTCAGCTCGAACGAGGATCTCCTCGGCCAGCAGCGCGCCTTCATGCTGTCCATCCTCGACGCGGACCCCAGCCTCGTCTACGTGACGGACCGCCAGGGCCGCTTCGTCTTCGCCAACAAGGCGCTGGCGGATGCGTACGCCACCACGCCAGACGAAATCGTCCTCCACCGTCCCGCGGAGATGCACTCCAACCAGGAGGAGCTCGAGGTCTTCGCGGACGTGGACCAGCGCGTGTTCACCACCGGGGCCGAGGCCCGGCAGCTCGAGCGCTTCACCAAGCCGGATGGCACCGTCGGCTGGTACGACACGCTCAAGCGGCCCCTCCTGGCTCCCAGTGGGGAGCTGTTCGTGCTCGGCATCACGGTGGAGATCACCGAGCGGGTGCGCGTGGAGCAGCAGTTGCACGACGCCAAACAGCGCCTGGAACTGGCGGTGGGGGCGGGGAGCCTCGGCCTGTGGGACTGGACCGTCGGTGAGGACCACGTCTACTACTCGCCCACCTGGAAGGCACAGCTCGGCTACGAGGAACACGAGCTGCCCGACACCTTCGCCACCTGGAAGGACAACATCCACCCGGAGGACGTGGAGAACGCGCTCCAGACGTTCCAGCAGCACGTGACGGATGCGTCACGCGGCGACCGCTTCATGAGCGAGTTCCGCATGCGGACCAAGGACGGCTCCTGGCGGTGGATCGCCGGTTACGGCCTGGTGGTGCGCAACGAGAAGGGCCTGGGGGTGCGCATCACGGGCTACCACCTGGACATCTCCGAGCGCAGACAGCGCGAGCAGGAGGCGGAGCTGCGGCGGGACAACGCGCGGCTGGCGCACCTGGCGCGGATGAAGGACGAGTTCCTCGCCAACATGAGCCACGAGCTGCGCACCCCGCTCAACGCGGTGCTGGGCCAGGCCGAGGCCATGGCCGAGGGCATCTTCGGGCCGGTGACGGAGCAGCAGCGCGGCTCGCTGCAGACGATCGAGGAGAGTGGCCGCCACCTGCTGTCGCTCATCAACGACGTGCTCGACATCGCCAAGAGCAACGCGGGGCACCTGGAGCTGGACTTCGAGGAGGTGCCCGTGGAGGAGGTGAGCCAGGAGAGCCTGCGGCTGGTGCGCGAGCAGGCGCGGCGCAAGAAGATCTCCGTGGCGTACTCCAGCGACGGCGAGGTGCAGTATCTGCGCGCGGACCGGCGGCGGCTGAGGCAGATCCTCATCAACCTGCTGAGCAACGCGATGAAGTTCACCCGGGAAGGAGGGCGCATCGGGCTGGAGGTGGCGTCCCGGGAGGAGGGGGATGCGGTGGCCTTCACGGTCTGGGATACGGGGGCCGGCATCGCCCGGGAAGACGTGAAGCGGATCTTCGAGCCCTTCGTGCAGCTCGACGCGGGGCTGGCGCGCCAGAACGAGGGCTCGGGCCTGGGGCTGGCGCTGGTGCGCCGCTTCGTGGACCTGCACCACGGGATGTTGGAGGTGGACAGCGAGGTGGACCGCGGCAGCCGCTTCACGGTGGTCCTGCCCGTGGGGGAGATACTCGCCGAGGAGCCGGCGCGGAGCGCCAGCCCGAGCACCGAGCCCGCCCCGCCGACGGTGAGGCCCGACTCCACCTCCCAGCGCACCGTGGTGATCGCCGACGACAGCGAGGCCAACACCCGGCACCTGCATGGCTACCTGGTGGCCCACGGCTACTCCGTCCGCATTGCCCGGGACGGCCTGGAGGCGGTGCGGCTGTGCCGCGAGGTGCGGCCCCTGGTGGTGCTGATGGACATCCAGATGCCCCGGCTGGACGGCCTGGAGGCCATCCGCTGCTTGCGGGCCGAGCGCGTCACCGCCTCGATTCCCATCATCGCGCTCACCGCCCTGGCCATGCCGGGAGACCGCGAGCGGTGCCTGGAAGCGGGGGCCAACGAGTACCTGAGCAAGCCGGTGCGCCTGCGGCAGGTACTGGAGGTGATGCGGCGGTTCGAGGCGCGGGCCTGACTCAGGGCCGGGTGCAGAGATCCTGCACCTTCCAGCGGTGCAGCACGAGGCGGCTGTCCACGCCGACGATGTCCTCCTCGTCGATGGGGTGCCAGTGGTCCTCGCCCGACAGCTGCTCGCTGGCGAGCACGAACTGCTCCAACTGCGTCCCCGGCTTCGGAGGGCCCGAGAGCCCGCGGTGGGGGCGCTTGCCCGTCTCGGGCGCGGTGTCCGAGAGGAAGAGCGTCCGGTTGCGCCGCGTCGCCACCATCACGTCCCCGTTCGTCACGAGGAAGTTCATCGACGAGCGGTCCTGCCCCGGCACGTCCGTGATGGACGCCACCAGCTCCATGGTCCGTGCCAGCGCGCAGGCGACCTTCTCCACGCACGCCTGGCCCTCGAGCGTCTGCTGCTCCGCCAGCTGGGTGAGGAAGAGGTAGAAGCAGCGCTCCGAGTCCGTCGCGCCCTGGATGTGGGCGCGCAGGTCCGGGCGGATGAGCGCCTCCACCTCGGCCTTATGCCGGGCGAAGTTCTTCACCGTGCCGTTGTGCACGAAGCACCAGCGGCCGAGGGAGAACGGGTGGGCGTTGCGCTTCTCCACCGCGCCCACGGAGGCCAGCCGCAGGTGGGCCACCACCGTGCGGGCGGACACCCGGCTGCTCACCCGCTCGAAGTCGGGATCGCAGTACGCGGGGCCCAGGCCGTGCGCGACGAGCGGGCGCTCGCCTGCTTCATAGGATGCGATACCCCAGCCGTCCTTGTGCTCCTTCGATTGATGGAGAAGGGAGTTCTTCTCCGTGACGAGGGAGGGATGAACGGCAGTGGGGATGGACGAACGAAAGCCGAAGAGACGGCACATGGTCTTGCTTGTCTTTTATAACGGCCGGCCCCGACGGGAAGTCCCGGAGTGCACCTGCTGTCCGACTGACATCACGGACAGAGGGCCCGCTCGCTTTCTACCACCACATGGCCATCTTTAATGACAATCCGCGCGTGATTGATTCCCAGGTGATAGGGCAGATGGCGATAGTTTGAGCACGAAAAAACAACGATGTTCGCCGGATCCCCCACGGTAATCCGGCCGTATGTGTTCAAACCAAGTGCGAGGGCGGCCCCCCGGGTAGCGGCCCAGTAGGCCTCGGCGGCCGTCAGGCCGTTCTCCAGGCAGGCGAGCCCCATGGCGAGGGGAAGGTTCTCGCTCATGGCGGAGCCGGGGTTGAGGTTGGTGCCGAGCGCCACGTTGACCCCCGCGTCGCGCAGCTTGCGGCCGGGGGCATAGGGCCGCACGCGCAGGAAGAGGGTGGAGGTGGGCACGAGGACGGCGGTGACACCCGCCTCGGCCATGGCGCGGATGCCCGCGTCGCTCACGTTCTCCAGGTGGTCGGCGGTGGCCGCGCCGAGCTCGGCGGCCAGCTCGGCCCCCCCGTTGGAGGTGAGCTGGTCGGCGTGCAGCCGGGGCTTCATCCCCAGCTTCTGGGCGGCCACGAGGATCCGGCGCGCCTCCGCCAGGGTGAAGGCGCTCTGCTCGGCGAAGACGTCGCAGAAGCGCGCCAGGCCCTGCTCGGCCACCGCGGGGATGATCTCCCGGATGCACAGGTCCATGTAGGCCTCGCGCCACTCGCGGTACTCCTCCGGCACCGCGTGCGCGCACAAGAGCGTGGGGATCAGCTCCAGGGGCTGGAGCGCCGACAGCCGCTGGACCACCCGGAGGATCTTCAGCTCGTCCTGCAGGTTGAGGCCGTAGCCGCTCTTCACCTCGGCGGTGGTGATGCCGTACTCCAGCATCATCTGAAGCCGGGGCAGGGCGAGCCGGATGAGATCCTCCTCGTTGGCGAAGCGCGTGGCGCGCACGGTGCTGACGATGCCGCCGCCGGCCTGGGCGATCTGCAGGTAGGTGGCACCCTGGGTGCGCAGGTCGAACTCCGCCGCGCGCTCACCGGCGAAGACGGCGTGGGTGTGGGGATCCACGAAGCCGGGGCCGACGAACTGCCCGTGCGCGTCGATGACGCGGGTGGAGGGGCCCACCGCGCCCGGAGGCAGGGCACCCTCGGGGCCCACGTACCACACCTTGCCCCGGCGCACACCGACACAGGCATTGGGTTGGGGCGTGAGGGCCTTCTCGGCGGGCTCGGTGTGCGAGCCCTCCACGGTGAGCACCTCGGACGTGTTGCGGACCAGCAGCTCCAGGGTTTCCATGAATCACTCGGTGATGCCGGGGATGCGCACGCCACGGCTGCGGGCGACGTCGACGGCCTCGGGGTAGCCAGCGTCGGCGTGGCGCAGCACGCCCATGGCCGGATCCGAGGTGAGCACGCGCTCGATGCGGCGGGCGGCCTCGGGGGTGCCGTCGGCGACGATGACCTGGCCGGCATGCAGCGAGTAGCCCATGCCCACGCCGCCGCCGTGGTGGAAGGACACCCAGGAGGCGCCATTCACCGCGTTCACCAGGGCGTTGAGGATGGGCCAGTCGGCCACGGCGTCCGTGCCGTCCTTCATGGACTCCGTCTCGCGGTTGGGCGAGGCCACGGAGCCGCAGTCCAGGTGATCGCGCCCGATGACGATGGGGGCCTTCACCTCGCCCTTGCGCACCATCTCGTTGAAGCGCAGGCCGGCCTTGGCGCGCTCGCCGTAGCCCAGCCAGCAGATGCGCGCGGGCAGACCCTGGAAGGCCACGCGATCCTGCGCCATCTTGATCCACCGGTGCAGCGACTGCTTCTGGGGGAAGAGCTCCAGCACCGCCTGGTCCGTGCGGCGGATGTCCTCGGGATCTCCCGAGAGCGCCACCCAGCGGAAGGGCCCGAGGCCCTCGCAGAACATGGGGCGGATGTAGGCCGGGACGAAGCCGGGGAAGTCGAAGGCGTTCTCCAGGCCGGCCAGCTGCGCCTGGGCGCGGATGTTGTTGCCGTAGTCGAAGACGTGGCTGCCGGCGCGGGCGAAGTCGAGCATCGCCTCCACCTGCATGGACATCGACTGGCGGGCCTTCTCGACGTAGCCCTTGGGATCTCTCTGGCGCAGCTCGGCCGCGGCCTCCAGGGACAGGTCCACGGGGATGTAGCCGTTGAGGGGGTCGTGCGCGCTGGTCTGGTCCGTGACGAGGTCCGGCTTGAGGCCGCGCCGGTACAGCTCGCGGTACACCTGGGCCGCGTTGCCGATGACGCCGATGGAGCGGCCCACGCGTTTGGCCTGGGCCTCCTTGG
This is a stretch of genomic DNA from Archangium violaceum. It encodes these proteins:
- the hutU gene encoding urocanate hydratase is translated as MSRTIRAPRGTTLSCKGWVQEAALRMLMNNLDPDVAERPEDLVVYGGIGKAARDWSSFDRIVDGLRRLTDEETLLVQSGKPVGILRTHPDAPRVLIANSNLVGHWANWDHFFELEKKGLMMYGQMTAGSWIYIGTQGILQGTYETFAQAGRVHFGSDDLSGRLVLSGGLGGMGGAQPLAATMNNAVFLGVEIDPHRARRRVETRYLDVVAKDLDEAIALAKEAQAKRVGRSIGVIGNAAQVYRELYRRGLKPDLVTDQTSAHDPLNGYIPVDLSLEAAAELRQRDPKGYVEKARQSMSMQVEAMLDFARAGSHVFDYGNNIRAQAQLAGLENAFDFPGFVPAYIRPMFCEGLGPFRWVALSGDPEDIRRTDQAVLELFPQKQSLHRWIKMAQDRVAFQGLPARICWLGYGERAKAGLRFNEMVRKGEVKAPIVIGRDHLDCGSVASPNRETESMKDGTDAVADWPILNALVNAVNGASWVSFHHGGGVGMGYSLHAGQVIVADGTPEAARRIERVLTSDPAMGVLRHADAGYPEAVDVARSRGVRIPGITE
- a CDS encoding hybrid sensor histidine kinase/response regulator, whose product is MNPPPASPSSPALMLVTNEAGRVLSSCGRQEGLSGTALEGRTLAELFGEEPSRQLLAGRPDSLGLSRGGPTPEEGGEPSVWHLRSQPLVGGGVLVSVSIPEALASEVPAAWERRISRRLLSSNEDLLGQQRAFMLSILDADPSLVYVTDRQGRFVFANKALADAYATTPDEIVLHRPAEMHSNQEELEVFADVDQRVFTTGAEARQLERFTKPDGTVGWYDTLKRPLLAPSGELFVLGITVEITERVRVEQQLHDAKQRLELAVGAGSLGLWDWTVGEDHVYYSPTWKAQLGYEEHELPDTFATWKDNIHPEDVENALQTFQQHVTDASRGDRFMSEFRMRTKDGSWRWIAGYGLVVRNEKGLGVRITGYHLDISERRQREQEAELRRDNARLAHLARMKDEFLANMSHELRTPLNAVLGQAEAMAEGIFGPVTEQQRGSLQTIEESGRHLLSLINDVLDIAKSNAGHLELDFEEVPVEEVSQESLRLVREQARRKKISVAYSSDGEVQYLRADRRRLRQILINLLSNAMKFTREGGRIGLEVASREEGDAVAFTVWDTGAGIAREDVKRIFEPFVQLDAGLARQNEGSGLGLALVRRFVDLHHGMLEVDSEVDRGSRFTVVLPVGEILAEEPARSASPSTEPAPPTVRPDSTSQRTVVIADDSEANTRHLHGYLVAHGYSVRIARDGLEAVRLCREVRPLVVLMDIQMPRLDGLEAIRCLRAERVTASIPIIALTALAMPGDRERCLEAGANEYLSKPVRLRQVLEVMRRFEARA
- a CDS encoding class II glutamine amidotransferase: MCRLFGFRSSIPTAVHPSLVTEKNSLLHQSKEHKDGWGIASYEAGERPLVAHGLGPAYCDPDFERVSSRVSARTVVAHLRLASVGAVEKRNAHPFSLGRWCFVHNGTVKNFARHKAEVEALIRPDLRAHIQGATDSERCFYLFLTQLAEQQTLEGQACVEKVACALARTMELVASITDVPGQDRSSMNFLVTNGDVMVATRRNRTLFLSDTAPETGKRPHRGLSGPPKPGTQLEQFVLASEQLSGEDHWHPIDEEDIVGVDSRLVLHRWKVQDLCTRP
- the hutI gene encoding imidazolonepropionase, coding for METLELLVRNTSEVLTVEGSHTEPAEKALTPQPNACVGVRRGKVWYVGPEGALPPGAVGPSTRVIDAHGQFVGPGFVDPHTHAVFAGERAAEFDLRTQGATYLQIAQAGGGIVSTVRATRFANEEDLIRLALPRLQMMLEYGITTAEVKSGYGLNLQDELKILRVVQRLSALQPLELIPTLLCAHAVPEEYREWREAYMDLCIREIIPAVAEQGLARFCDVFAEQSAFTLAEARRILVAAQKLGMKPRLHADQLTSNGGAELAAELGAATADHLENVSDAGIRAMAEAGVTAVLVPTSTLFLRVRPYAPGRKLRDAGVNVALGTNLNPGSAMSENLPLAMGLACLENGLTAAEAYWAATRGAALALGLNTYGRITVGDPANIVVFSCSNYRHLPYHLGINHARIVIKDGHVVVESERALCP